One genomic window of Solanum dulcamara chromosome 10, daSolDulc1.2, whole genome shotgun sequence includes the following:
- the LOC129869959 gene encoding zinc finger BED domain-containing protein RICESLEEPER 2-like gives MEDETSRTTNVIGSAPLALTESLDSTMEVQQHALTVKRKAIESRSAAWPHYEKLIEDGINKARCKYCGKVLLADSTKNGTSGLNKHLKTCPKNPNKVNNFNSKYKQSNLNFSLEGEMCDGAIWTFDQEASRRALVEMLILDELPFRFVEKEGFKNFMKKTQPLFRVPSRRTVTRDCYQVFGEERQKFMKYLKETSPRVCLTTDTWTSIQRINYMCLTVHFIDSDWLLHKRILNFQVVTSHKGDEMARCISKCLLDWKLEKIITITVDNASSNDVMVKELHKQMVNWGSNMKCGNHLHVRCMAHILNLIVQDGMKEVGPSIKRVRQMVKYVRQSPARIRKFEECCELKNIDSKKSLCLDVSTRWNSTYLMLDAAQHFESAFDYFDLEDGGLSTYLANHVCEDGSVAGVLESDDWQKVRNMVIFLKRFYDLTEKVSGSLYVTSAGHFEDIVELHNHLRECMEDNDPSLAKMGEKMKQKFVKYWGVPEKMNKVIFIASILDPRNKLEYVGDALEDMFGDEKGSEIKDEMVTYMKSMFEEYVAKFSNVSRRPSTLSDLSGQTSDSSISNTSTKSTKVRNRIQMKRNKLDGTGLGSKSELERYLSEELEPTDDDDNFDILSWWKVHSPRYKILSEMARDVLAIPISSVASECAFSTGGRILDSFRSSLTPKLVQAVICLQDWRRNEPYPINVEEDFNDLMKLELAMDDIDLHCSS, from the exons ATGGAAGATGAAACAAGTCGAACGACCAATGTCATTGGAAGCGCACCTTTGGCTCTTACCGAGTCTCTTGATTCAACAATGGAAGTTCAACAACATGCATTGACGGTGAAGAGAAAAGCTATAGAATCAAGATCTGCTGCTTGGCCGCATTATGAGAAGCTCATAGAAGATGGAATTAATAAAGCTAGGTGCAAGTATTGTGGTAAAGTTCTCTTAGCTGATTCAACTAAAAATGGAACAAGTGGACTGAATAAACATTTGAAAActtgtcctaaaaatccaaataaggttAACAATTTCAATTCCAAGTACAAAcaatcaaatttaaacttttcCTTAGAAGGTGAAATGTGTGATGGGGCAATTTGGACTTTTGATCAAGAGGCATCTCGGAGGGCTTTAGTTGAGATGTTAATCCTTGATGAACTTCCTTTTCGTTTTGttgaaaaggaaggttttaagaattttatgaaaaaaacccAACCTTTATTTCGAGTTCCCTCCCGTAGAACAGTGACTAGGGATTGTTATCAAGTTTTTGGTGAAGAGAGAcaaaagtttatgaagtatttGAAAGAAACATCACCGAGAGTTTGTCTAACCACAGACACATGGACATCTATTcaaagaataaattatatgtgTTTGACAGTACACTTTATTGATAGTGATTGGCTTTTGCATAAACGAATTTTAAACTTTCAGGTTGTTACTAGTCATAAGGGTGATGAAATGGCCCGTTGTATTAGTAAGTGTTTGCTTGATTGgaaattggagaaaataatCACTATAACTGTAGATAATGCTTCTTCTAATGATGTCATGGTGAAAGAGTTACACAAACAAATGGTTAATTGGGGATCTAACATGAAATGTGGTAACCATCTTCACGTGAGATGTATGGCTCACATTTTGAATCTTATTGTGCAAGATGGCATGAAAGAAGTTGGTCCATCGATCAAACGTGTTAGGCAAATGGTGAAATATGTTAGACAATCTCCCGCAAGGATTAGAAAATTTGAGGAATGTTGtgaactaaaaaatatagacaGTAAGAAGTCATTATGTTTAGATGTTTCAACCCGGTGGAATTCGACCTACTTGATGTTGGATGCCGCACAACATTTTGAGAGTGCATTTGATTACTTTGATCTCGAAGATGGTGGATTGTCAACTTATCTTGCTAATCATGTTTGTGAAGATGGAAGCGTTgcaggtgtacttgaaagtgatgATTGGCAAAAGGTGAGAAATATGGTCATATttcttaaaagattttatgatcTAACTGAAAAGGTTTCAGGTTCACTCTACGTCACTTCTGCTGGTCACTTTGAAGATATAGTTGAGCTTCACAATCATTTAAGAGAGTGTATGGAAGACAATGATCCTTCTTTGGCAAAAATGGgagaaaaaatgaaacaaaagttTGTCAAGTATTGGGGTGTtcctgaaaaaatgaataaagtgatTTTTATTGCCTCTATCTTAGATCCTCGTAACAAACTTGAGTATGTTGGCGACGCACTTGAGGATATGTTTGGAGATGAAAAGGGGagtgaaataaaagatgaaatggtGACTTACATGAAATCTATGTTTGAAGAGTATGTAGCAAAATTCTCTAATGTATCTCGACGCCCATCTACTCTCTCTGATTTATCGGGTCAGACATCGGATTCATCTATCTCTAACACTAGCACAAAATCCACAAAAGTAAGAAATAGGATCCAAATGAAGAGGAACAAACTAGATGGTACAGGTTTGGGTAGTAAGTCGGAGTTGGAAAGGTATCTTAGTGAAGAACTAGAGCCGACTGATGATGACGacaattttgatatcttgtcGTGGTGGAAAGTTCATTCTCCTAGATATAAAATTCTTTCCGAGATGGCTCGTGATGTGTTGGCAATTCCAATTTCTAGTGTGGCATCGGAATGTGCCTTTAGCACCGGAGGCCgtattcttgattcatttaggaGTTCTTTGACTCCGAAATTGGTGCAAGCTGTTATTTGTCTTCAAGATTGGCGTCGAAATGAGCCTTATCCCAtaaatgttgaagaagattttaatgaccttatgaaacttgaacttg ctaTGGATGATATTGACTTGCATTGTTCAAGCTGA
- the LOC129870103 gene encoding THO complex subunit 4D-like: MASLDMTLDDMIKSRRNSEKGGRGQGRARRGRGQGGSVRGGRTTGAPRKGALGVNARPSANRIAKSFRRTKNLPWQNGLLEDSLRAAGVSSGLESGTKVYVSNLDVGVTNSDIRELFSEMGELIRYAIHFDKNGRPSGSAEVVFARRSDAYQALKRYNNVQLDGKPMKIEIVAPKPDISLSARVDVGRANGRTVVMVPGSARGRGAASAANRGSSQRGHGGLGNTSGRGRGRGRGRGRGGRGRGGRGRKNGVEKSAEDLDKELENYHANADAMQS, from the exons ATGGCTTCCTTGGATATGACtcttgatgatatgataaaaagtAGGAGAAATAGTGAGAAAGGAGGTAGGGGACAGGGCAGGGCCCGGCGTGGAAGAGGGCAAGGAGGATCAGTTAGAGGTGGAAGAACAACAGGAGCTCCTCGTAAAGGGGCACTTGGTGTAAATGCTCGGCCATCTGCCAACAGAATTGCCAAG TCTTTCCGCAGAACCAAGAATTTACCATGGCAGAATGGCTTGCTTGAAGATAGTCTTAGAGCTGCAGGGGTATCATCAGGATTAGAGAGTGGCACTAAGGTGTATGTTTCCAACTTAGATGTTGGAGTAACAAATTCAGATATAAGG GAACTCTTCTCTGAGATGGGTGAACTGATACGATATGCTATCCATTTCGACAAAAATGGTCGTCCAAGT GGCTCAGCGGAGGTGGTTTTCGCTAGAAGGAGTGATGCATATCAAGCACTTAAAAGATACAACAATGTTCAGTTGGATGGGAAGCCAATGAAGATAGAAATTGTCGCTCCCAAGCCGGACATTTCTTTATCAGCCCGTGTAGATGTTGGACGAGCAAATGGAAGGACAGTTGTCATGGT GCCGGGCTCAGCTCGTGGAAGAGGTGCTGCATCTGCTGCTAATCGTGGTTCAAG TCAAAGGGGCCATGGTGGCTTGGGAAATACTTCGGGTCGTGGGCGTGGTCGTGGACGTGGACGTGGACGTGGAGGACGCGGTCGTGGCGGTAGGGGTAGGAAGAATGGCGTTGAGAAGTCAGCAGAAGATCTTGACAAGGAGCTGGAAAACTATCATGCTAATGCAGATGCTATGCAGAGCTAA
- the LOC129870482 gene encoding transcription factor MYB20-like, producing the protein MGRQPCCDKNEVKKGPWSSEEDKKLTNFILNNGQCCWRSLPKLAGLLRCGKSCRLRWTNYLRPDLKRGLLSEYEEKMVIDLHAQLGNRWSKIASHLPGRTDNEIKNHWNTHIKKKLKKMGIDPITHNPITSDQPTKNQTIIQQEKQEENKNIGTTTTLITPQSQTNLNQQENENIGTCPKNINSIDEVMNNNFCTNEVPLISPKEVLVPHESTTSSTSSFSSQSSINILEDLLPNWQCDFNMEISWADDDFSSTLDYLFNDDDVSDMNNTTISQDWSQVLEV; encoded by the exons ATGGGGAGACAACCTTGTTGTGACAAAAATGAAGTGAAAAAAGGTCCATGGTCATCTGAGGAAGACAAGAAACTCACTAATTTCATCCTTAATAATGGCCAATGTTGTTGGAGATCTCTCCCTAAACTTGCAG GGCTGTTGAGATGTGGAAAGAGTTGTAGATTGAGATGGACAAATTATCTAAGACCAGATTTGAAAAGGGGACTTTTATcagaatatgaagaaaaaatggTTATTGATCTTCATGCTCAACTTGGCAATAG GTGGTCTAAGATTGCTTCTCATCTACCAGGAAGAACTGATAATGAAATCAAGAATCATTGGAACACACATATCAAgaagaaactcaagaaaatgggGATTGATCCAATCACTCACAATCCAATTACTAGTGACCAACCAACAAAAAATCAAACAATTATtcaacaagaaaaacaagaagaaaataagaacaTTGGTACAACAACAACACTAATTACGCCTCAGTCTCAAACAAATTTGAATCAGCAAGAAAACGAGAACATTGGGACATGTCCAAAAAACATCAACTCAATTGATGAAGTCATGAATAATAACTTTTGTACTAATGAAGTCCCCTTAATTTCACCAAAAGAAGTTTTAGTCCCTCATGAAtcaacaacatcatcaacatcttCATTTTCTTCTCAATCATCCATCAATATTCTTGAAGACCTTTTGCCAAATTGGCAATGTGATTTCAACATGGAAATTAGTTGGGCAGATGATGATTTCAGTAGCACTTTGGATTATTTATTCAATGATGATGATGTTAGTGACATGAACAACACCACCATTTCCCAAGATTGGTCACAAGTGTTGGAAGTTTGA
- the LOC129871277 gene encoding uncharacterized protein LOC129871277: MKCSRMKIVASSEYLYSVYESAIRYIVCLERKTCNCDRFQLDEIPCPHTIAVLKSKNITDMHLYCSDYYKPEALAITYEFPIVPMPDKKDCSILKEILEEFILPPTYKRMPERPKKGRKKYSSEKIRTSTNSCSRCGHEGHNRKTCNFILKEK; this comes from the exons ATgaagtgttcgagaatgaag attgttgcttcatcagaatatctttattctgtttatGAGTCAGctataagatacattgtgtgtcttgaaagaaaaacatgcaATTGTGACAGGTTTCAATTAGacgagataccatgtccacacacaattgcagtgttgaagagcaagaacattacaGACATGCACCTATACTGTTCTGATTACTACAAGCCAGAGGCGTTGGCAATTACTTATGAATTTCCAATAGttccaatgccagataagaaGGATTGTTCTATTCTgaaagaaattttggaagaattcaTCTTGCCACCAACATACAAAAGGATGCCAGAAAgaccaaagaaaggaagaaaaaagtacTCTAGTGAGAAGATAAGAACGAGCACAAATTCTTGTAGTCGTTGTGGCCATGAAGGCCATAAcagaaagacttgtaatttcattctCAAAGAGAAATAA
- the LOC129870455 gene encoding 15.7 kDa heat shock protein, peroxisomal, with product MAIFGDPFRRFLLSPPIYRTFSGSPALIDWIESRNVHIFKINVPGYSKEDIKVQVEEGNVLVVKAEGRGDKKDEFHGKEKDTVWHVAERGGGKGDDFSREIELPEDVKVDQIKAQVENGVLTIVVPKDATPKTSKVRNINITSKL from the exons atggcgATTTTTGGTGATCCTTTTAGAAGATTCTTATTGAGTCCACCGATTTATCGAACCTTTTCTGGTTCTCCTGCTCTTATCGATTGGATTGAATCTCGTAATGTTCATATCTTCAAAATCAATGTCCCAG GGTATAGCAAGGAGGATATAAAGGTGCAAGTTGAAGAAGGAAATGTGTTGGTGGTGAAGGCGGAGGGTCGTGGCGACAAGAAGGATGAATTCCACGGTAAAGAGAAGGATACAGTGTGGCATGTGGCGGAGCGAGGAGGAGGGAAAGGCGATGATTTCTCGAGGGAAATCGAGCTACCGGAAGATGTGAAGGTGGATCAAATCAAAGCTCAAGTTGAGAATGGTGTTCTAACCATTGTTGTACCAAAAGATGCAACTCCAAAAACATCTAAAGTTAGGAATATTAATATCACTAGCAAGCTATAA